In Poecile atricapillus isolate bPoeAtr1 chromosome 1, bPoeAtr1.hap1, whole genome shotgun sequence, the sequence GTACCTGCAGGCAGACGCAGGCACAGTCACagcatgtgtgtctgtgtggaAAGGGCAGTGCTTGGCTTCTGGCTGTTTATCTATCACTGACTGACTGCGCTGCCTCCGTCCGGACACGCTCAGCAGGTGTATCACCCTGTGTGCGGATTAGGGACAAAGCCAGCACTGCCAGTGTTATGCAGCTTTAAAATAGCCTGTCAGAGGATTAATGAATTCTGGCTTGTGTCTTCTTCCTGTGCATTTTAGTAAGTATAGTATTGTTTAATAACCTTGCAAAGACTAGcatggaaaaaatcccaaacagcCCAATGGCCTGAAGAACTGCACTCCTTAAAGCTATAAATTCTGACATGGGAATGTATCCCAACAGATTTCACTGCTAACAACTACTTGTcctgtgtgttttattttttatgaaaaacGCCTTATCTCTTCAGGGGAAATCTCTAAGTGCTGCCATGAAACTGAGATAGATGAAACTGGAATGGTGGGGGaaggggtttttcttttttgcttgtcAATCTTGTCAGCAAgtgtttgattttctttttgtaggGAGTTTCAAGGCAGCTGATAGTGGGAAGATTCTCAAACGCTTGTCAGAGAATGAAAAGGAGTGTTTTGAGCGATTGATGAAAGACCCACTACGCTCCTGCGTCCCTTGCTTCCATGGTGTGGTGGAAAGAGATGGCGAGAGCTACATCCAGCTGGATGACTTGCTAACTGATTTTGAAGGACCAAGTGTGATGGACTGCAAGATGGGGATCAGGTGGGGTGAATGAAAGAGAATGTGCTTTCTCTGCATTTGAAGGAAGGGGGAGATGTGGTCATGCTCAGTCACCTTCGACAGCCTGAGGACAATATGTCCTATTACTACCGGTTTGTACATGGATTCTGGAAACTAACCGATCTATAGCCTCAAAAACTATCTACATCCAGAAGTTTTCAGGGGTGATTTAAGATCAAGTTTCTCTGCAGTGGCGTGATAATACATGGGAAAAAATGACATGATTTATCCACTGCCAGTTCATTGAATCTTTGTGTACGCAGTGATTCAGAAAGCCTCACAAAGTAAAATTTCCATCTCCCAATGCAGATGACTGAATAGCAGTGTGAAAGCCCATTTCCAGTGCTTGAGTGAGTCTTTGCTGGTATTGatcttttctttaaagagtTGACCATTTGCTCAGGACTGACCTATGTTTTTCCCTACTCTGACATCTTGAGGTGTTGCCTTCTCTTTCTTCAGTTTCTCACTTTCTTTTCCATTCATTGTCTGTGATTAAGacaaaaacatcagaaatattaTCTAAGCATAACAAAGAGATAGGGATTTGTTGAGATCCTGGAGTAAGGTAGCAGTACAGAGAAGTATGAGCTGTCATAGTAATCTTTTGGGTGTCAGCTGAGATGCTCAAGAGTTATTGTCATAAATTAGTTACTCTACTTACTTTTGGAGTACAGATACACCTTTACAAATAGAtgcaaaatgtaaaattaattagaaaGATATAACACTGCTAtgttcagaagaaaaaggagaaggattTGCAACAGTACACTTTTTGTTGAGAGCAGGTGGCAGTGAGTGACATCATCTCCTAAATGCCATCCTGGTTTATTGTGCTGTGATGAAGAAAGTAATCTCCAGGCACTTGACAAAGTGGAAGCTTTAGGAATCCAGTGGAATGTAGAGAACATGGATAGTGCCTTTCTAATGGCTACCAGATTAACAGAGTGATAAGAGCAAAATGTGGAAGTTTTGTGTCCCTTCACCTTCCTACTTTTAGTTGCCTCTTCTGGTTTGGAGCTACTCTGATAATCTGCTTTACTCTTTAGTTTTTTCTGTATGAAGAGTGATTCTGTCACTGAGATGCATTAAGTAAAACTTTCTGAGGCCTAAAAAAATTACCCATGACTGATGTTAAATTTTTTGAGAAGAGAGAATGCAGTAAGTCTTCAATAGCCgtatttgtttttttgattTCATTATAAGTGATCTCTTCTAACTGTCctctgaaaatgcagttttattttatgGCACAGTGGGATTTCAGATTCCTCCTATTCTGTAACCAGGAAAAAGTCATAACTTGTAACAGTAAGTAAAAGTATTGTTAGAACAAGAAGTGAATTCCTGGAGCCATTTCACTAAATACGCCTGCACAGTCATTGCTCTGTGTACTTTGGTTTCCCGATATGCAAACGGGGGCAATGATAAGGCTTACTTTCCTGGTTGATGTTTCTTGAAGCCAGTTCGtaagctggaaaaagaaatattgagGAAGTCCCTAAGAGGATGTGTTGGGATGTGATGTTTGCAGAACATACCTGGAGGAAGAGTTGACTAAGGCCCGAGAGAAGCCAAAGCTGCGTAAGGACATGTACAAGAAAATGATTGAAGTGGATCCTCTTGCTCCCACTGCTGAAGAGAATGCCCAGCATGCTGTCACCAAACCCCGGTACATGCAATGGAGAGAAACCATCAGCTCTAGTGCTAACCTGGGCTTCAGGATTGAAGGAATTAAGGTAATTGTTTCACCTCTGCCTGTTCCTGGAGATAGAACTTTGATGTGTTGATTAATCAAAAAGCTTGTGCACATCAGCAGCCAGCTTTTCCAAAGGATTATGTGAAAGTGCACTAACTGAAACCACAGAGTTCATTCTATTGCAGTTTTAAAGCATTCATTGTAATTGTAACAGAGAGTGTCAATGAATTTAAGTTCCAAATACACATCAGCCATACTTCAGTTAACTACAGAGACCTTACAGAAGACTCAAGGAGGTATGCAGTGCAGATAGAATGAAAATGAGACTGTTGTAAGGTGGAATTCAAAACAGAAGTATTAACTCCCTCTCTACATACAATTACTTTTTAAATCCAGGAGCTATACATATTCGTTCCAAGTGAATTACAGTAAATTGGTTTTGTTGCAGTTACGGTTATTGGCAAAGCATGTTAAAAGCATTTGCTTAGATACCCTTGGGATCAAGGAAaccacttttccttttaaatacatGATGAGATCCAGTATAGATGGAGTTGGAATAAAGCCAGAACAATCCAGAATGAAATTTTTCCATCAGCCAAGTCCATCTGCTATTCTTGATGGATAAGTCTGTGCTCCTGTACCATTCCTAGGATATTACATTATAGCCACAGTAGAACCGCGGCAATTTTCTTTCCTACCTGTTACTTACTTATCATTTCTAGACTCATAGAATGAtctgggttggaatggaccttaaaggtcatgTAGTTCCAGCCcctgtgctgtgggcagagacaccttccactagcccaggttgctcagagctccacccaacctggtcttgaacaattccagggacGGGGGATGCAtaatttctctgggcaacctgttccagtgtctcaccccACTTGCAGTGAAGAATCTTTTTCTAATGCCTATTTTAAGCCTACTCCCACTTTTAAAGGatcctttgtcctgtcactgcctgttcttattaaaaaaaaccctctccatctttcttgtaagctcccttcaggtactggaaaaCCACAATTATGTCACTCcaaaggcttttcttttccaggctgaaaaaaacccagtttgcTCAGTCTTTCCTCATAGGGGTTTTCCATCCCTTTTATCAgcttggtggcctcctctggacttgttccaaCAGGTTCATGTCCATCCTGTGCTGGgtaccccagagctggatgcagcactgcaggtggggtcccatgagagaggaagagatgggCAGAATCCCCCCCCCTTGCCCTGCTagccacactgctttggatacagcccaggacacagctggctttctgggctgtgagtgcacattgGTGGGTCATGTCCAGCTTCTCATCCACTGGCACTCTCAGGTACTTCTCAGCAGGGATGAACAGATCTCTGGATCTTGTTCATCCCCCAGCTTGGATTGGTACTGGGggctgccctgacccaggtgctgCACCTTGCACTTAAGCTGCATGGGGTTCCCATGGGCTTACCTCAAGCCTGCCTAtatccctctggatggcatcccatccttGAGGTGTGTCAACTGCACCACGCCAAAACCTGGATTAGTTTTGTTTCCACTTCACAATTCAAGCACTTAGAAATAAGGTATAAAAATAGTGATGCTGATGAACACAGGCTCTTGAAATacctctttcttctctccttctctttgTGTCTTCTCCCTTCCTTATTTACAGATTCTCCTGCTGTGATACAGGAACTGGGACTTCCAGCTCATGCAGTGCTGGCCCCCAGTGTGCTGTGCCACCCACTCCTGGCTGTTAAACACAGGCATCCTCATGCAGGAACTGAGTGGTAGATGAGTAGATGATCTGGCTTCAGTCCAGCTAAAACAGGGGATCCTGTCTTGCCCTTTAGCCAACTAATGATGTTATCAAGATGCCTGTATTATTCCTATACAACCTAGATCTTTGTATGTTCCTCTGTGTAATGGAATCAGAAACCCAGATGATCTTGAGGCCTTTCATGTACGTTCTTGGAAAGATAGTTGGTGAGTGAAGATGTGCGTATTTGAGTCCCGGAGAGTGACTGAGCTAAGGGAGAACAGGGTTGCTTCAGAAAAACCTCCTGGCTTGTTCTTTTTGGATTTGTTGGTTGCCAGAGGTAGAAGCTGTATGACACAGACTGTGTAGTGTTTCCCTCTGTGGAGACACTGCTGTAACTGTGCACAACATGAATACTTAATCCTTGACTAAGTACAGGAAGTACTTTGGACCACATTCCCTttatctccctgtgctgttaTGAGGAATGTAGGGatcatttaaaaatttttttagaTGGAGAAAAGGTAGcagaaactgaatttttcaGGCAATACAGGTAATCAGTACTCCCTACACTGTTCCACTGAAAGGAGCTGTACATCCAGTTCTGTATTTTtgcagaaaagcaaaaccattCTGCAGGGAACCCCATTTTGGTAGAAAGGCCTGTAAGAGTCAGTGGTGCCAGCTAGTGGTTGGTGGGAGTAAGGGGACGTTCTTCCTGACTGGGCTCCTGATAGGGTGTGTTGGGTTTGGtcagccctgccctgtggcTGCTTGAATAAgaagcaaaagcaaagaaaatgaaattatatagGCCCTTCTGTGAACTGGCTCCTGATAAATGAGATCTGATTCACCATATGCACTCCTGCAGTGGTTGatccatttcttttccttgccttgcTTCTGGATCTTTGAAATCAAGTCAAGTTCGTTTATGGGATTTGTCACTTTTCCTCCAATCAAAAATGTTTTGAACCATTTGGTTTCCCTACAGTTGGAACCTGTTGCACAGTATCTTGCACCTGCCTGATTCCAAATGCACGTTTCCTCTCTGGCAGAGGCTGTCTGAAGGCCAGGCATTACAAAAGTTTTCTCTACAATACTAAGCTaatgcctggggctgggagttGAGATTTCTGTCCTCCCATTCTGCCAGTGAATGTCTGCAGTTTGAAAAGTTACTTCTTCCTTTGGTACCATTCTTTTAGTGTACATCCCAGGAGGACATGAGATTTGATTCATATATCTTTGTGAATCCATTAGGTTAACCCAGAGCCCTTTAAGGGAAGTGTGCAGAGGGCTCTGAGCAAGACCCCATGGTTTAAGATGGATAGCACTATTTTATGGAGCTGTGACACCTGCCCTCGGGTGAGCCATGTCACTGTCACATCTAACAAGAAGTTTTGCACCTGGCCCACGAGCTGCACTGTGTGACAgactgctctgctgtgcaggagTGTATGTGGAGTCCTTAGCAAAGGTATTACTTCAAGGAGTGAGTCAGGCAAGTGCCTCCTGAGGATCAAGTACATCCAGAGCCATTGCAGAGCCCTGTTTTAGGTGGTGGCGCAATTCAAACTCTGGATGTTGTTTACAGCAAGTAAAGACAGGCAGTATTTATGTTTCCTGCCAACCACTGGAAAGGAGCAAAATCATAGAAGTGTTTCTCAGACACAGGCAAGCAAGCAACAAGTTTGTCCCAACACTAAAGGTTAGAAAGGGAACACCGAGCAACTATTGCAGACATTGCTCTACAATCTGCAGCATagggagaaattatttttaaaacaacctTACTCCAGTGAAGAGGTATGAGATGAAGTTCCAAATTTCTATGTGCTGCTGAGTATTATCACACATCAGATCAGATGGCTTCTAACTTTCAGTGCCTACCTGCTGAACTGCTCTGGCATAACTTGCCCCTCTCAGGCTGACACGTTGCACTTGTATCTGTCCAACAGCTTTGGAATAAAATTCTTGTGCATGAGAAATCTGGAGTTTTAGcattattggttttttttcatgtatacATTAGAAACTAAGCTCAGGTGTAGAATAAATAGTGTTTCACCTGCTGAGACTAGACTTGAATTTGTCATTTTGGTGCAGTGACTTAACATGTGGGAGACAGCATATTTTATTGACCTGCTGATGTACTCACAATGAAAATGAGGGATTGGACTGATACAATGGAGAGGAAAACAGTTCAATAATCCTGCAGGCTTTTAGTGGATTTTTATTACCAGCTGTAATAATTGCTGTATTTTACATGCATATCATAAAATCTCCTATTCGTGTCTCTTGAAGCAATAGGGATGCTCTTGGAGACATGCATATTCATATATTCTATGTTTACAGATACCTCCAATTCATGCAATGCTCTTAGTTACTTGTAGTTCCAGAAGCACATAAAAATACCCATTTTTTTCAGTAGCAGGATGCTTCTGCACTGAATCTTACTGCTAACATAAAAATACTCTGAATTTCTCCAGGGCACACTTGGAACAAGCATGCCTGCGCTGTTCTTTGCCAAAATTCACTGCTTTGTCACTGCTAGCATTGCTAATCCCAGGTTGTTCCTGTCTGCAACAGATTTCTGTTCTGTGACTACTTATGGGTCACATTATATGTTTAAAAGTAATTTGGAACTGAATCTTAACTGATTCTTTGATTTCCCATTGAAAAACAGAAACTGCAACAAAAACcagcaacaacaacagaaaacccaaataacaacaaaaaaaatcctcaccAAAACGCAAAAGAAACCCCCAGACTAAAAGGACTGGTAAAATTTGGTTTGGAAATGTTCCCTCACACCCTCAGCCAGGGTTTCACTAACCAGAGAGGAGTACAACCAAAGAGGTCTCTGTGGTTTGCACCACTGAACTTTGCACTGCTAACACTGATGTGAGAAAACCCTCCTGGTAAGCTGGTAATATCATGagttgtttcttttattttttacttgtACTCAACAGGAAATGAACTGCCAGTGCCATTTAAAGCTATCCAATCAGCTTTTGTATATCTTCTCTTCTTCTTGCTTGGTTTATCTGTTCTCTTCCTGTTCAGCTACTTTCATCTGGTCAGCAAGGGCTGAGCTGTTGCTGGTTCCAGAGGATTGAGTGATGAGGGGAATGATATGTGTACAGTATAAATAATCTCTCtctgtgtgtggttttgtgCAGAAGGCAGATGGAACATGTAACACAAACTTCAAAACTACGAAGACACAGGAGCAAGTTCTACAggtttttgtggaattcatCGAGGGCAACACAACCATTCTGGTGAGTCTGAGCTCTTCAGGTGCACTGATCTTGGACCAATTGATCTTGGAAGCTCTTGTTTCAGGGCCATACTTTCTTTGGTACAGGAAATAGGAATTAGAATACCAAGTGGTTTTGACTTCCAGTTGCTCTCAGGAAATGGGGTGGGCATGGGGACTTGGTGGGTTGTGAGAAGTTGACTGAGAGCAGTTTTGTCAGCTCTTGCCATGAGTTGACCCCAAATGCCTTATGCTATCAACATGTCATTCAGACTAATTTATGGCTTGCCATCAGCTTCAACCATGGGTGTTAGATGCATTAGATGGGTGATATCTAAGAAAGGATTGTGTTGGCAGGAAAACCTGTGATTTGGTAATTCAGTCTGGAGAGGATAAAACCAGAGTGTGGAGGCAGGAAGTGAGATTGGTGACTAGCTGTGCTCCCATGTGTGAAACTCATCTCAAAGAGGAATTCCTGTGTTCTAATTCATGGGTAGCACAGCAGGCATGTGGTAGATGGCATACCACATCTCTTATCTTTGGAACTTCAAAGGAAGCTGTAATGTTTTGCTGCAGTATGGAAGACATTATGAAGGCAGATTAGCCCTTCAGGAGGAGTATGCTTGGTAGCTCAGGGCAGCATTTAAAATCTGCACTAGAGCTTTATACATTAGGCCTTGATTCTTTTCATCTTCCCTCAGCCCCCACCATGGTTGGAGCTCCTTGTTTCTCTAacacaatttctttcttttcactttgGTGAACTGGAAGATTTTTAATTCCTTGaaaacttttttctcttcattaaaaaggaaaaaaaaataactgcagaAAGCCTCATGAGATCCAAATCAAGACAGATAAATATGCTTTGTGTAACACATGCAGCAGATGAACTCCAGTCTGTTAATTCACTATGAaagcttgaaatgtattttcagattGACTTTCAAATGATGAACCTGCTGTTTTGAAGGACCTCTAGACTAAAATGAATATAGTCTTTTAATTATATTGACCCTTGTAAACAGATTATCTTCATTCAGTTTTCAATGAaatgttgttttggggtttttttctcttcttcctccagaAAAAATACCTCAAACGTCTGCAGGAAATTAATGTCATTCTTGAATCCTCAGACTTCTTCAAGCGGCATGAGGTGAGCAGTGAGTGTAAAGCTGTGGAGGTGCATTGCCTCTTCATTTGGTCATTCAGGTGTACTTCAGAACAGCTTGCTGTAGCAGTACAAGGGGTTTTGTAGAAGAAAGCTAATACATGTTGACAATACAGATACCGCAAAGCCTCCACCACAGTGATGCAGAAGATTAAACTAGTTGAGAAATAATAAATCCTCCTGTCCTTATGACATCCCATCACTTATAGCTCTGGGTCACTGCATGGAATAGTTTATTTAGTACCAGTTTCCTATGGTTTCTCTAACCTGGATGTACCCTAGTGGGAATATTTGCAGGGTAACAGCAATATGGAAGTTTGCATTTGGTACAGTAGCAGTACAGTAACATTCAGTTGTAGTTTGACACTGAAGGCTATATTACTTATAATGGATTTATGTTGAAATACCATTTAATTCTGCTGTCTCTGTGTTCTCTCTGTTCTTTGCTGTGCAGAAGGCATCATTAGCATTGTAACTTCTGCTTGTTAACAGCTCAAGATTTTGAGATTAGACATTTTAGTTTACCTTGTTGATGCTCTCTTATCAGTagagatatttttgttaatCATGGGTCATGATCTGTTTTTGAAAGAAGTTACTGGCCTTTGCTGAATTGCTCAAATTGAGACCTGATGCTAAGATGAAGAattgcttttcttgttttctgctgAGTCCCATTTCTTATCTGCCCTCCCATTTGTACCTTACTTGTTGGTATGATTATGCAAATGGGGCATCTAAATCAGCAATGTTTAAGTGCAGCCCAAAAGTCTGTTGGGTCACAGGTGAGCTGAGGAGATGATCTTCTTAGCAGAAGTGTTAATTGGTGGGGGAGGGCTGAAGATGTATTTTTAACTACATTGTCTCAATCTGTCTTCCAGGTCGTAGGAAGTTCACTACTTTTTGTACATGATGGCAGTGGGAATGCCAATGTGTGGCTGATCGATTTTGGAAAGACCACTCTTCTTCCTGATGGGCAGACACTGGATCACAGGATCCCCTGGCAAGAAGGCAACAGGGAGGATGGGTACTTGTTGGGATTGGACAATTTGATTGGCATCTTGGAAAGCATCACTGAAAGATGAATTGAGAAAGGCACAAAACTTTCAGGGCTTCTCTGTAACTTTCTGCTTTACTGAAGTAGAAGGAGACTCAGTTAGAAGGAAACTTAACTCCAAACTCTTGAGGTCATCGGTGCAGAGGGAGCTGCATCCAGAACCCAGCAGTCAGTGATCAAAGTTACTTTGCATCAGCCCTCTATGAACCTAAATGAGTCACTCCAGATTGGTGTGTATTGCACCAGATGAACTTGAGACTGGTCCTCAGAGAATGAAGATCTCCATACTTGGGAATCACACCAGCATGAGTCAAGAGGTCTGTGTGGTAAACCAGAATGATTATAATTTCTGGCAAAATGGGACTCCAAATTGCTTCTTAGAGACCAGGGCAAATGCTTGGGACCCCTCAGGGCAGGAAAAACGATTTTTCAGGGAACTGCATAGTTTTGAAACCAgattcttgttttttttcctctctgattCCAAGTCCTTTTGCTCCTGTGTACACTATAGGTTGGACCAACAACTTCTGTTGCATTATGTTACAGTGTGAGCAAGGTGCAAATGGGTGATAATCATGAGAAACTGGGAGCAAAGAGACACAGCAGTCTGTAGTGGCTTGATGTGGCTAACTGCTGTTGCCCATTTCTCCCCTTCCCTACCCTAGCCTTGCTTCTATCCGAGAACGGCCTTGGCTTTTTCTGTAGCCACTCAGGAGATTACAAATACTCTAGGGAGAGAATAGCAGCCTATTGTCTCTAAAAACATTTGACTTTCCAACTGGGTGGGCTGTTGGGTATATTACTAAGTTGGAGAGTTAAGCCTCTTGCAGCTAAACTGCAGCTCTGAAAATCACTAATGATCTTTCACAGACTGGTCAGGGAACTAAGTTTTCTTTCCAAggcttatttatttttgaagataAAACCCCTATACACAGGCATACACTAGTAGTCAGCAACCAGTGTGATCTCTTAAGATCATGGTTTGACTGTCTCCTAATGCATGTGACTTCTTGGCCGTGTTCCTGTTCTCAGATATGATGCTGTCACTTACACATATAAAGTGGCACAGCAATCAGGGAGGTCATGCTTCTGCATTCGCAGCATTACACAATGATAATTCCCAGGCATCCTTCCTCTAAGGTATCAGCTGTTAACAGGCAGTTTGGGTGAAGGAATGTTCATACATTACATCTTATAGTCCCCATCTAGAATCATGGTATGATCTGTGCCTCATTCTTttgctgtggcccaggcacagccacagaAAATTCGGCTTCTAGgt encodes:
- the ITPKA gene encoding inositol-trisphosphate 3-kinase A isoform X2; amino-acid sequence: MRATGRRSWSAARQAPGADPAMEPRAGLHSSPELSRAKRLTVGELCSLFEARCAAVAAAAARQLPDRPKRGCRPPNGVLPPVIPRLTVTAEESEEAQGSPQPRPARPARPEGGGLRTGSSLHLQSRRLSNSSVSSTGSSSLLEDSEDDVLSDTECRSQGIVHLEHGEDTSQKKAWHTIKTMVNLPVISPFKKRYSWVQLAGHTGSFKAADSGKILKRLSENEKECFERLMKDPLRSCVPCFHGVVERDGESYIQLDDLLTDFEGPSVMDCKMGIRTYLEEELTKAREKPKLRKDMYKKMIEVDPLAPTAEENAQHAVTKPRYMQWRETISSSANLGFRIEGIKKADGTCNTNFKTTKTQEQVLQVFVEFIEGNTTILKKYLKRLQEINVILESSDFFKRHEVVGSSLLFVHDGSGNANVWLIDFGKTTLLPDGQTLDHRIPWQEGNREDGYLLGLDNLIGILESITER
- the ITPKA gene encoding inositol-trisphosphate 3-kinase A isoform X1 — its product is MRATGRRSWSAARQAPGADPAMEPRAGLHSSPELSRAKRLTVGELCSLFEARCAAVAAAAARQLPDRPKRGCRPPNGVLPPVIPRLTVTAEESEEAQGSPQPRPARPARPEGGGLRTGSSLHLQSRRLSNSSVSSTGSSSLLEDSEDDVLSDTECRSQGIVHLEHGEDTSQSPVSDAQNKIFPGISQQKKAWHTIKTMVNLPVISPFKKRYSWVQLAGHTGSFKAADSGKILKRLSENEKECFERLMKDPLRSCVPCFHGVVERDGESYIQLDDLLTDFEGPSVMDCKMGIRTYLEEELTKAREKPKLRKDMYKKMIEVDPLAPTAEENAQHAVTKPRYMQWRETISSSANLGFRIEGIKKADGTCNTNFKTTKTQEQVLQVFVEFIEGNTTILKKYLKRLQEINVILESSDFFKRHEVVGSSLLFVHDGSGNANVWLIDFGKTTLLPDGQTLDHRIPWQEGNREDGYLLGLDNLIGILESITER